GTCGCCAGGCGGGCGGTTTGCAGGTGGTCGGCGTGCAGGTAGGTGAGCGTGTCGGTGCCCATGGCGTCGATCTGTGCCACTGGGACGTCATCGTGCCACAGGTAGTCCCGCAGCGGGCTGCCGTCGCCGGCCGGCGGGGTCTGGATTGATAAAACGTGGTCTGTCGCCTATTGTTTTGCGCGTGGCCGAACTGCGCAAGGCGCGGGGGATCACCAAAATTCAGATGGCGGACACCCTGGGCGTCTCCCAGCAAACGGCCGTTTCCTACGCGGTGGGTCGGCGGCGTAATCCGGTGTCGGCGCTACCGATTTGGGCCGCGCTGCTGGCCACGTCCATCGATGAACTGCGACTGGACGAGGACGGCAGAGCAACCGGCGGCAAGCGCGGCCCCACGCCCAAACCGCAGCCGCAAATGGAGCGCGTTAGCCTCTTGCCGCGCGCCAAGCAAAAGTTTGTGATCGAGATGATCGATACAGTGATTCAACAAGCTTCGTGAGGAGAGTTCATCATGCAAACCGTCAAGCAAATCGTCCACGACATCGCCGAGCACCTGCCGGAGCAGGCCACCTTCGACGACGCCATGTACGCCCTCTATGTGCGCCAGAAGCTGGAGCGTTCGCTTCAGGCGGCGGAGGAAGGCAAGGTGACGTCGCAGGAAGAGATGGAAAAGCGCTACCTCAACGATGCGCGTTGAATGGTCGAATCTGGCGCGCGATGATCTCGATGAGTTGGTGCGCTACATCAGCCGCGATTCGGCGTTTTATGCCCGGCGCTTCGGCGAGAAGGCGGTGCTCGCCACGCGGCGACTGAGGGACTTTCCGGAAAGCGGCCGGATGATCCCGGAGGCCGAGGATAAAGCGCTGCGGGAAATTATCGTGAAAGGCTATCGCGTGATGTATCGCCTGGAACCCGAGCGCGTGCTCATTCTCGCCGTCATGCACGGCCGCCGCGATGTCGCCGGGCAGGAGAAAAAACCGTGGGATGATGGTTGAGGAAGCCCCGCGAACGCGGGGCTTAGGGGAGACAGTTCTATTTCTCCGCACCTGTATTATCGTCATCAAAATAAGGCTCGCCAGAGGGCCAGTAGAAATCGTACTTCTTGCTAAGTCTCTCTAGTACGGCCTCAATATTCGATGCCATGTTTACGGCTTGCAACGAGTCCATCCCATACACGTTAAAGTTATGCTCATCTAAACCATTGAACTCTACATGACATACCGCCATATCATCATCCACGGGAAACTTGACAGTCTCCTGATCAATGGGGCTCGGAGCTGAAACTCTGACCCATAGATTTCTTTTGGCGGAGCCACCCTTTTCAGAGAATAGGAGATGCCTTTCCGCAATATAATTGGCCATCTTGAACCTCAATAGATCTATTTCCCTCTTTCTTGGTAGCACTGCTCTCTGTTAATTCTTGCAGCCTCGAACAAGCGAACCGTGTACGTCCTGTCAGGGACGCACATGTTCTAAGGGTGCTCTGATACAGCGCTTCGCAACCATCGTCTTCGTCATCATCCGAGCACATATCGTAAATCACAGCACCCGTGATAATTAACCCAGCGACAACATCACCGAACGGGAAAGGACCATCCGCCGCCGCAAATCCGCCCGCAATCGGAAGCGCCCCTACTACCGCGCTTTCACCTGTTGGATCGGTATACCGCAAGGGATTGGCTCCCGCGTAGAGATAGGTGTTGAGTCCACCGTCGAGACCGATTGGGTCTGATGTTGTATACCGCCCCGTGGCCGGATCATAGTACCGGTTCCAGTTGTAGTGCAGCCCGGTCTCTTGATCATAATACTGCCCCGGGAAGCGCAGGTTCACGGTGATGGTGGACAGTTCTTCCGGTGGCGTGTCGCCAAAGGCACTGCCCTCCCAGCGCCAGACAATGGCCTGGCTTTGATCGGTCGCCAGGCGGGCGGTTTGCAGGTGGTCGGCGTGCAGGCAGCTGAGGATCTCGCCGGCCTGCTGGTCGATCTGTGCCACTGGGACGTCATCGTGCCACAGGTAGTCCCGCAGCGGGCTGCCGTCGCCCGCCGCCTCGCCAATCAGGTTGCCGCGCAGGTCGTACAGGTACACGGTGACCGTGCCACCCACCACCTTGTGGCTGCGCAGGCCGTCGGCGCCGTAGCGGTAGCTGGCCAGGGTGGTGGCGCCCTGCTCGACGGCGCTCAAACGCCCGGCCTGGTCGTAGTGGTACGCAGCGAGCTGAAGCCGCGCTCATCGGTTTCGCTGATCATCGAAGTATTCGAGCCTGGCCGCTTTAATTCAAGTAATTCAAGCACCCTTCCGATTGTTCCTTGAGAGGATACGCCCCGTATGTCTCGACCAAGTCCCGAAGAAACACCCTCAACGACGGTCGAGAGACCTTCCTCACTAAGTTCCGCAAAGCATCCAGACCTCTTTCGCTGTGAATAAACGATATCGATAGCGCCCCTCCCTCTGCG
Above is a window of Immundisolibacter sp. DNA encoding:
- a CDS encoding RHS repeat-associated core domain-containing protein; the protein is MSAVEQGATTLASYRYGADGLRSHKVVGGTVTVYLYDLRGNLIGEAAGDGSPLRDYLWHDDVPVAQIDQQAGEILSCLHADHLQTARLATDQSQAIVWRWEGSAFGDTPPEELSTITVNLRFPGQYYDQETGLHYNWNRYYDPATGRYTTSDPIGLDGGLNTYLYAGANPLRYTDPTGESAVVGALPIAGGFAAADGPFPFGDVVAGLIITGAVIYDMCSDDDEDDGCEALYQSTLRTCASLTGRTRFACSRLQELTESSATKKEGNRSIEVQDGQLYCGKASPIL
- a CDS encoding helix-turn-helix domain-containing protein; its protein translation is MAELRKARGITKIQMADTLGVSQQTAVSYAVGRRRNPVSALPIWAALLATSIDELRLDEDGRATGGKRGPTPKPQPQMERVSLLPRAKQKFVIEMIDTVIQQAS
- a CDS encoding type II toxin-antitoxin system RelE/ParE family toxin is translated as MRVEWSNLARDDLDELVRYISRDSAFYARRFGEKAVLATRRLRDFPESGRMIPEAEDKALREIIVKGYRVMYRLEPERVLILAVMHGRRDVAGQEKKPWDDG